The genomic interval ATTACGAATTTAAGTTCACActtatttcataataataacaataaacGATTATAGTGTTTATGAAGTATAGGATACTAAGATATATAGTTTATGCCACTTattgtggaaaaaagaaactctTATGTGttcaattaattttatttttttgcttttaatttatgtattaaGAATAATAACAGATATCCTGTATTTTCTTTACATTCTAATGATATAAATAACTATTATGAgaattttatgttaaatattttaaatatgaatcataataatttattataatttaataagaaattattatgcaaataaaattgttatatttatgGGGTACTTAGTAATTAGAAGTAAATAATgaaatcataaaataaattgaggTCATGCGAATAACATAACTAagtctattttatttaaaaaaacaaaaaaacataattttatactaaaaaaaagtaaaaaaacatataattatattaacaagggtgaaataaaatatataaaaattaacagttcataaaatatataatatatattaaatcaCTTGGAAATATAATTCACATTATTGGGTAACATTTCATATacgataataaaaaagggagtgTTTTGAAGTATTATctaatgtatattatatgttatcCTCttaaagttgtaaaaattcactttttctgttttttcttatgtaTTCAAGGTTTAACGTTTGCAAACTActattaggaaaaaataattatacaagCTATTATaagataatttaaaaaaataaatttattaagaataatcttgtaataattttctctcaatatatttgtattttaaatataatatttaagaaCCTTgtaatacaataatataagcACAAAACAAGTTGTTATTATAGCTATATTTTCTAATGCAGAACTAGATATATCAGGTTTAAGTATCACTAAAAATATGATACGCTATATGGTAATCCCTCTTTTTGAATGGTGTTTGTTCAGTGTCCtctgtatataataaatcaTTATGTTCTTCTTCGTCAATATTCActatattttccccttttcctttacGTAATGTCTTTCCAAAGGGTGTgaactaaaataaaattgaaattcaagcataataaatatattactcttattatagtaaaattttactaatatattttatatttattatagtaaaatatttatatttaaaaatctcGTTAATgataacct from Plasmodium vivax scf_7152 genomic scaffold, whole genome shotgun sequence carries:
- a CDS encoding variable surface protein Vir26, truncated, putative (encoded by transcript PVX_108775A) translates to SSIFYYLYKFTPFGKTLRKGKGENIVNIDEEEHNDLLYTEDTEQTPFKKRDYHIAYHIFSDT